One Schlesneria paludicola DSM 18645 DNA segment encodes these proteins:
- a CDS encoding Fur family transcriptional regulator, with protein MSDLATMNVTVAPVDKFREFLLTKKMRLTPEREAVVTAIYASHEHFDADQWIDSLAGHKGTMLASRSTVYRTLNLLQEAGLIRKVARANDREVYEHDYGYPQHDHLICKKCGEMIEFPNEMISGFLETIAAEHGFRMSGHRLEVEGICADCSRPPVRSHRKLDMI; from the coding sequence GTGTCGGATCTGGCCACGATGAACGTGACCGTCGCACCCGTCGACAAATTTCGTGAGTTCTTACTGACGAAGAAAATGCGGCTGACTCCTGAGCGAGAGGCCGTTGTCACGGCAATCTACGCATCACATGAACATTTTGATGCGGATCAATGGATCGACAGCCTGGCAGGGCACAAGGGAACGATGCTTGCCAGTCGCAGCACCGTGTATCGGACGCTGAACCTGCTGCAAGAAGCAGGACTGATCCGAAAAGTGGCTCGTGCCAACGACCGGGAAGTCTACGAGCACGACTATGGCTATCCACAGCACGACCATCTGATCTGCAAGAAATGCGGCGAGATGATCGAATTCCCGAACGAGATGATTTCGGGATTCCTGGAGACCATTGCCGCCGAGCATGGGTTTCGCATGTCGGGTCACCGGCTGGAAGTCGAAGGAATCTGCGCGGACTGTTCGCGACCACCCGTCCGTTCGCATCGTAAGCTCGATATGATCTGA
- a CDS encoding STAS domain-containing protein: MTTSQSLLEFRDGNITFVIFGDELKQLDELNVAGVGERLVEIAERAAPPLMVLDMSVTEFFGSSFIEVLFRVWKKLGTKPSPKLVLAGVQTYCREVLSVTHLDSLWPVYESRDAAVDALNQVAVTG; the protein is encoded by the coding sequence ATGACAACCAGCCAATCCCTGCTCGAATTTCGTGACGGAAATATCACGTTCGTGATTTTTGGCGACGAATTGAAGCAATTAGACGAATTGAATGTCGCCGGAGTTGGCGAACGTCTCGTCGAGATTGCCGAACGAGCCGCGCCGCCGCTGATGGTGCTCGACATGAGTGTCACGGAATTCTTTGGATCATCATTTATTGAGGTCCTGTTCCGTGTCTGGAAGAAGCTCGGCACCAAACCCTCGCCCAAATTGGTTCTGGCCGGCGTCCAAACATACTGCCGGGAAGTGCTGAGCGTGACACACCTCGATTCGCTTTGGCCCGTCTATGAATCGCGCGATGCGGCCGTGGATGCTCTGAATCAGGTCGCTGTCACAGGTTGA
- a CDS encoding DUF3419 family protein — MVVERLSKTWFNLVHGRNIVYNQCWEDPRLDRVALELTPQDRVVVITSAGCNALDYALAGAGHVHAVDMNSKQNHLLELKQVGLKHLDYPTFWKLFGKGSLPEWNEVYPSLLRPNLTSDARKFWDHKGILFRQGRRKSFYFRCTSGTFAWFVNYYVDRVAKMRDAVNALLAAENVEQQKSLFEQYDLAKKLWKPMIKFAMRRDVTLSLLGVPRAQRRQIDEGYPGGILQFVMDRVEAVFTKIPLKDNYAWRVYLTGEYSPEACPEYLKQDNFERLKNGVANQVSRHTNTMQGFLEGQSEPITRFILLDHMDWLSKDPAKKILTAEWQAIVDRAAPNARVLWRSAGLDGTFINPIEVSIDGKKKTLKEILSYNDRLANELHPQDRVHTYGSFCIADIRR; from the coding sequence ATGGTTGTAGAACGACTTAGCAAAACATGGTTCAACCTCGTTCACGGACGGAACATTGTCTACAACCAGTGTTGGGAAGACCCACGGCTCGACCGCGTCGCGCTGGAACTGACGCCGCAAGACCGCGTCGTCGTGATTACATCGGCGGGCTGTAACGCTTTGGACTATGCCCTGGCTGGTGCAGGGCACGTCCACGCGGTCGACATGAACTCGAAGCAGAATCATCTGCTCGAATTGAAGCAAGTGGGGCTGAAGCACCTCGACTATCCGACGTTCTGGAAGCTGTTCGGCAAGGGAAGTCTTCCCGAATGGAACGAGGTGTACCCTTCCCTGCTCCGTCCAAACCTGACGTCCGACGCCCGGAAATTCTGGGATCATAAAGGGATTCTGTTTCGGCAAGGCCGGCGTAAATCGTTCTATTTCCGCTGTACGAGCGGAACATTCGCCTGGTTTGTGAACTATTACGTCGACCGTGTCGCCAAAATGCGTGACGCCGTGAACGCGTTGCTGGCCGCCGAGAACGTTGAACAGCAAAAGAGCCTGTTTGAGCAGTACGATCTGGCGAAGAAGCTTTGGAAGCCGATGATCAAGTTCGCGATGCGCCGCGACGTGACGCTGTCGCTGCTCGGCGTTCCACGAGCTCAGCGGCGTCAGATTGACGAAGGGTATCCGGGCGGAATTCTGCAATTCGTGATGGACCGCGTCGAAGCAGTGTTCACGAAAATTCCATTGAAAGACAACTATGCATGGCGCGTCTACCTGACCGGTGAGTACTCGCCCGAAGCCTGTCCTGAATATCTGAAGCAGGACAATTTCGAGCGTCTGAAGAACGGTGTCGCCAATCAGGTCTCGCGTCACACCAACACGATGCAAGGATTCCTCGAAGGGCAATCCGAGCCGATTACGCGATTCATCCTGCTCGATCACATGGACTGGCTGTCGAAAGATCCCGCCAAGAAGATTTTGACGGCCGAATGGCAAGCCATCGTCGACCGCGCCGCACCAAATGCGCGCGTGCTCTGGCGGAGTGCCGGACTGGACGGGACGTTTATCAATCCGATCGAAGTCAGCATCGATGGGAAGAAGAAGACGTTGAAAGAGATCCTGTCGTACAACGATCGCCTGGCAAACGAACTGCACCCACAGGATCGCGTCCACACTTACGGCAGCTTTTGTATTGCGGACATCCGAAGATGA
- a CDS encoding flagellar biosynthesis anti-sigma factor FlgM, producing the protein MQSRLNNLACVSYDPSGVNPAFSKSWKRIDRPSNEGQSNMDVSGIGSASGATPARPVAPTTAQPVSEPIVSVPKDELEISSAGKMMDRLSETPEVRAERLAQIKEAIDSGAYDTDEKLEAALSRMFDSLGIDFDDE; encoded by the coding sequence ATGCAGTCCCGGTTGAACAATCTGGCATGTGTGAGCTATGATCCCTCTGGCGTGAATCCTGCGTTTTCCAAATCGTGGAAGCGGATTGATCGCCCAAGCAATGAGGGGCAGAGTAACATGGACGTCTCTGGAATTGGATCGGCATCGGGAGCGACCCCCGCTCGCCCTGTGGCTCCGACGACCGCGCAGCCTGTTTCGGAACCTATTGTCTCGGTTCCCAAAGATGAACTTGAGATTTCGTCGGCAGGTAAGATGATGGATCGGCTGAGTGAAACTCCAGAAGTACGTGCCGAGCGACTGGCTCAGATTAAAGAGGCCATCGACAGTGGCGCCTACGATACCGACGAGAAGCTCGAAGCGGCCTTGTCACGGATGTTCGATTCGCTGGGCATCGATTTCGACGACGAATGA
- a CDS encoding thiol-disulfide oxidoreductase DCC family protein, which produces MTNALTVPCEIEVFFDGGCPLCLREVNLLRRMDRKGKIQFTDIDNPDFRPEELGKTYDDLMAEIQGRLSDGTWVTGVEVFRRLYTAVGFGPLVAITRLPILSQTMNLGYRIFARNRLRLTGRCRANTCDVRSSKRKV; this is translated from the coding sequence ATGACCAATGCCCTGACGGTGCCCTGTGAAATTGAAGTCTTTTTTGATGGTGGTTGTCCGCTCTGTCTTCGGGAAGTCAATCTGCTACGCCGAATGGACCGGAAGGGCAAAATTCAGTTCACCGACATCGACAATCCCGATTTCCGCCCGGAAGAACTCGGCAAGACGTACGACGACCTGATGGCAGAAATTCAGGGCCGGTTATCGGATGGAACCTGGGTGACGGGTGTGGAAGTTTTTCGTCGGTTGTACACGGCCGTGGGATTTGGTCCGCTCGTCGCGATTACTCGACTCCCGATCCTTTCGCAAACGATGAACCTTGGTTATCGAATTTTTGCTAGAAATCGACTGCGGTTGACGGGTCGGTGTCGCGCAAACACCTGCGACGTGCGGTCATCCAAAAGGAAGGTTTAG
- a CDS encoding NAD-dependent epimerase/dehydratase family protein: protein MSISVLVTGGSGFVGTWVLRSLMERGLAAVALDAHENRPRWERLLGSNATRVPFVSGSLLDRALLAEVFERHRISHVIHLAALLTPACQQDPFLGCEVNVLGSVALFEQAVRSKIQGLSYASSLAVFGPEPDSAGGLLATAAPENRSPSFYGAFKKAMELIAEQYWMHAGLPSVGIRPHVVYGPERDQGLTAGPSLAARAAAEGRPFQINYRGVVGYDYVEDVANAFVQTALQTPPGSIVVDLPSEAATVEQLVTAIDLAVPGSARTITIEGPTLPRNDSPRTDLITNVLPDWRATSIVDGIQRTVDFYR from the coding sequence GTGAGTATCAGCGTTCTCGTCACCGGCGGTAGTGGATTTGTTGGAACCTGGGTCCTTCGTTCACTGATGGAACGAGGTCTTGCGGCCGTCGCGCTGGATGCCCATGAAAATCGCCCTCGCTGGGAGCGGTTGCTGGGTTCAAACGCGACCCGAGTCCCATTTGTCTCGGGTAGTTTGCTGGATCGAGCGCTGCTCGCGGAGGTCTTTGAGCGTCATCGCATCAGCCATGTCATCCATCTGGCCGCGCTGCTGACGCCCGCATGCCAGCAAGACCCTTTCCTGGGATGCGAAGTCAATGTCCTGGGCAGCGTGGCGCTGTTCGAGCAGGCGGTGAGATCGAAGATTCAGGGGCTTTCCTATGCCAGTTCACTGGCGGTGTTCGGCCCCGAACCCGATTCCGCGGGCGGGTTGCTGGCGACAGCCGCTCCCGAAAACCGTTCCCCCAGCTTCTATGGCGCATTCAAGAAAGCGATGGAGCTGATTGCGGAGCAATACTGGATGCATGCCGGCCTGCCTTCGGTCGGAATCCGGCCGCACGTGGTCTATGGCCCAGAACGCGATCAGGGCCTGACGGCCGGACCATCGCTCGCGGCGCGAGCTGCGGCAGAAGGGCGGCCCTTTCAGATCAATTATCGTGGCGTGGTGGGTTACGACTATGTCGAAGACGTGGCGAATGCATTCGTGCAAACGGCACTGCAGACGCCACCAGGCTCGATCGTCGTCGACCTGCCGAGCGAAGCGGCGACCGTTGAGCAACTGGTCACAGCCATTGATCTTGCGGTTCCCGGTTCTGCTCGCACGATCACAATCGAAGGGCCGACTCTGCCACGAAATGATTCGCCACGCACGGATCTGATTACGAACGTGCTGCCTGACTGGCGCGCCACCTCAATCGTGGATGGCATCCAGCGAACTGTCGATTTCTATCGCTGA
- the cmk gene encoding (d)CMP kinase — MIVTIDGPAGTGKSTVARILAERLGFEFLNTGAMYRAVAYACLQRQVELANTTAVGDLAGTLEILFSNNHLLLNGLDVTEAIRGQEVTQSASIVAANPIVRKRLVELQRQVGQGGNLVTEGRDQGTTVFPDAECKFFLTASPAERALRRQRELNAKGDAISLDELLQQQELRDRRDESRACSPLKPADDALQVDTTEMSLDQVAAHLERLVQRAKAELDASFQRR, encoded by the coding sequence ATGATCGTGACGATCGATGGACCAGCGGGAACCGGCAAAAGCACCGTCGCACGAATCCTCGCCGAGCGGCTGGGCTTTGAGTTTCTGAATACCGGCGCCATGTATAGGGCGGTAGCCTACGCCTGCCTGCAACGGCAGGTCGAGCTGGCGAATACGACGGCTGTTGGTGACCTGGCCGGAACGCTTGAGATTCTCTTTTCCAACAATCACCTATTGCTGAACGGACTGGATGTCACCGAGGCGATTCGTGGACAAGAAGTGACGCAGTCCGCGTCAATCGTTGCCGCCAATCCCATCGTCCGCAAACGACTGGTCGAGCTGCAGCGTCAGGTCGGGCAGGGGGGCAACCTTGTCACTGAAGGTCGCGACCAAGGCACGACCGTCTTTCCTGATGCGGAATGCAAGTTTTTTCTGACGGCTTCTCCCGCCGAGCGGGCCTTGCGTCGCCAGCGCGAACTGAACGCCAAGGGAGATGCGATTTCGCTGGATGAATTGCTCCAGCAGCAGGAACTCCGCGACCGCCGTGACGAATCCCGTGCGTGCTCACCCTTGAAGCCCGCGGACGATGCGCTGCAAGTTGACACCACCGAAATGTCGCTCGACCAAGTTGCCGCCCATCTTGAACGTCTGGTGCAACGCGCCAAAGCGGAACTCGATGCCTCATTTCAGCGACGCTGA